The following proteins are encoded in a genomic region of Pagrus major chromosome 16, Pma_NU_1.0:
- the LOC141010982 gene encoding serine/threonine-protein kinase Sgk1 — MAVTEAGCDLTYCKMRGIVAVLTAFIKERKMGLNDFIQKLVSTPHICQHVEVNNFLKIDENQNEEIENDALPDGPMCLNSRSSLAEETQIKPCDFDYLKIIGKGSFGKVLLARHKESAKYYAVKVLQKKIIMKKKEHKHIMAERSVLMKNIKHPFLVGLHYSFQTTDKLYFVLDYVNGGELFYHLQRERIFLEPRARFYAAEIASALGYLHSLHIVYRDLKPENILLDSQGHIVLTDFGLCKEGVEANGTTTTFCGTPEYLAPEVLQKQAYDRTVDWWCLGSVLYEMLYGLPPFYSRNTAEMYNNILHKSPVLKPNVSNSGRELLEGLLQKDRTQRLGVKDDFLELKYHSFFSPINWEDLMAKKITPPFIPSVSGPTDLRHFDPEFTHLPVSSSLCTDNLTVTSSVKEAAGAFPGFSYGPPADHSFM; from the exons ATGGCTGTGACCGAGGCTGGATGTGATCTTACTTACTGCAAAATGAGGGGGATTGTCGCCGTTCTCACcg CTTTCATCAAGGAGAGGAAAATGGGGCTGAATGACTTCATCCAGAAGCTGGTGTCGACCCCACACATCTGCCAACA tgtTGAAGTGAACAACTTCCTGAAGATTGATGAGAATCAAAACGAGGAGATTGAGAATGATGCACTTCCTGATGGTCCG ATGTGCCTAAATTCAAGAAGTTCACTGGCTGAGGAGACTCA GATCAAACCCTGTGATTTTGACTACCTCAAAATCATCGGCAAAGGCAGCTTTGGAAAG GTTCTGCTGGCTCGACACAAGGAGTCGGCCAAATATTACGCTGTCAAAGTGCTCCAGAAGAAAATTAtcatgaagaagaaagag CATAAGCACATCATGGCTGAGCGCAGCGTGCTGATGAAGAACATCAAGCACCCCTTCCTGGTCGGGCTGCACTACTCCTTCCAGACTACTGACAAGCTGTACTTCGTCCTCGACTACGTCAACGGTGGAGAG ctGTTCTAccatctgcagagagagaggatctTCCTGGAGCCCAGAGCCAGGTTCTACGCTGCTGAAATTGCAAGTGCACTTGGCTACCTCCACTCCCTGCACATTGTGTACAG GGACCTGAAGCCCGAGAACATCCTGTTAGACTCACAGGGCCACATTGTCCTCACAGACTTCGGCCTCTGCAAAGAAGGTGTTGAGGCCAACGGTACAACAACAACCTTCTGTGGGACACCTGAG TACTTGGCTCCTGAGGTTCTCCAGAAGCAGGCGTACGACCGCACAGTTGACTGGTGGTGTCTGGGATCCGTTCTCTACGAGATGCTCTACGGACTT CCCCCGTTCTACAGTCGTAACACAGCTGAGATGTACAACAACATCCTGCACAAGTCTCCCGTGCTCAAGCCCAACGTGTCGAACTCAGGCAGGGAGCTGCTCGAGGGGCTCCTGCAGAAGGACCGGACCCAGAGGCTGGGAGTGAAGGATGATTTT CTTGAACTCAAGTACCACTCCTTCTTCTCTCCGATCAACTGGGAGGACCTGATGGCCAAGAAGATCACTCCTCCATTCATCCCCTCAGTG TCCGGTCCCACAGACCTCCGACACTTCGACCCTGAGTTCACCCACCTGCCggtgtcctcctctctgtgcaCGGACAACCTGACTGTGACCAGCAGCGTCAAGGAAGCAGCCGGAGCTTTCCCAGGCTTCTCCTACGGGCCTCCAGCAGACCACTCCTTCATGTGA